In the Colletotrichum lupini chromosome 1, complete sequence genome, one interval contains:
- a CDS encoding major facilitator superfamily transporter, which translates to MASTAPGREVDECCVLHFFDSIAASLTSLDVVEVDLRAGQQGVPGATARLFGSSSVEAVTVTDTIVKPTTHHVAPHSTKMLSRRMLTKADEESVGDEVEVRREDQDKINKFSRLHQRELIIEEELKNKSKEKEELEDLSTELELADEDETVPYKIGDAYFHVSQPQAIEMLEQASTKIEEDVEGLESKLETIKEDMNQLKVELYARFGKRGNKGSTGDAAGKHIAAPRPDKRPLKTKWVLRFGSDESNRSSLSETVRRIDEDEARQRYEARAEEQGLDEKEMASPNSSSDEDEPTIISWDDGDPENPYNWSHTKKFLILCLTMMQVINSTMGSALPSNAIPFITAEWGITNEQQQVLPISVFLIGYVFGPVVWAPLSEHLGRRMLTIVTFVMFTIWTMACALAPSWPAFLFFRFFTGVFASSPIAIVAGILADIYGDTETRGRAMTAFMVTTTFGPLFAPIVSGFCSTTIGWRWSFWVALIYAGLTLIPILLLPETYAPVLLLRRARKLRKLDPSAAVIAPREMESTDFKHIATVVLTRPVRMIIFEPIVSCTCAYLALVYTIFYMSFQAFPIIFQKLYGLSPGVAGLAYLPIGAGALLVVPIFIGWEQGHLRAQRNGHAWAKREEFRRLPFACVGGPLFFISLFWLGWSSREGVSFVAPMLAGIPFGMGFMLIFIALLNYLTDAYEIFAASANAAASTSRSLLAVVLPLATTRMFNKLGIAGACSLLGGFSAIMCIIPFIFIWKGEQIRAGSRFCIALQERKAEMQRKVEEQKQREEARRISLRDSPARKEEV; encoded by the exons ATGGCATCGACGGCCCCGGGTCGCGAAGTAGATGAGTGCTGTGTACTCC ACTTCTTTGACTCGATAGCCGCCTCCTTGACGAGTCTG GACGTAGTCGAGGTAGATCTGAGGGCTGGTCAGCAGGGCGTGCCAGGCGC TACCGCGCGG CTTTTTGGGAGCTCCAGTGTTGAGGCTGTCACCGTCACCGACACCATCGTCAAACCCACCACGCATCACGTTGCACCACATAGTACCAAGATGTTGTCACGGCGCATG CTCACCAAGGCGGACGAGGAGTCCGTCGGCGACGAGGTCGAAGTTAGGAGGGAGGACCAAGACAAGATCAACAAGTTCAGCCGTCTGCACCAGCGCGAACTCATAATCGAGGAGGAACTCAAGAACAAGAGC AAAGAAAAGGAAGAGCTCGAGGATCTCAGCACAGAATTGGAGCTTGCGGACGAAGACGAAACAGTACC ATACAAGATTGGCGACGCTTACTTCCACGTATCGCAACCTCAAGCAATAGAGATGCTCGAGCAGGCATCGACCAAGATCGAGGAGGATGTCGAGGGGTTAGAATCGAAGCTGGAAACGATTAAGGAGGATATGAACCAACTCAAGGTCGAACTGTACGCCAGATTCGGAAAGA GGGGCAACAAGGGCAGCACCGGGGATGCGGCGGGAAAGCACATCGCCGCGCCGCGGCCGGATAAGCGGCCCTTGAAAACCAAGTGGGTCTTGCGGTTCGGCTCCGATGAGA GCAATCGATCCTCTCTATCAGAGACGGTGAGGAGGATCGATGAAGATGAAGCACGCCAGAGGTATGAGGCTCGTGCCGAAGAGCAGGGTCTGGACGAAAAGGAGATGGCCAGCCCCAACTCATCAAGTGACGAAGATGAGCCGACAATAATATCTTGGGATGACGGTGATCCAGAGAACCCGTACAACTGGTCACAT aCCAAAAAGTTTCTGATCCTTTGCTTAACCATGATGCAAGTCATCAACAGCACAATGGGCTCGGCCCTCCCATCCAACGCGATACCCTTCATAACCGCCGAATGGGGCATCACAAACGAGCAACAGCAGGTCTTGCCCATTTCCGTCTTTCTCATCGGCTACGTCTTCGGGCCTGTAGTCTGGGCACCTCTCAGCGAGCATCTCGGCAGGAGAATGTTGACCATTGTCACCTTTGTCATGTTCACCATCTGGACCATGGCCTGCGCCCTCGCACCCAGCTGGCCTGCGTTTCTCTTCTTCCGCTTCTTCACGGGCGTATTCGCCAGCTCACCCATCGCTATCGTGGCCGGTATCCTCGCAGATATCTACGGGGACACCGAGACCCGCGGCCGTGCCATGACAGCCTTCATGGTC ACAACCACCTTCGGCCCTCTCTTCGCCCCGATCGTGTCCGGTTTCTGCTCCACGACAATAGGCTGGCGCTGGTCCTTTTGGGTGGCTCTCATCTACGCCGGCCTGACCCTCATCCCGATCCTCCTTCTCCCCGAGACCTACGCGCCCGTCCTGCTCCTCCGACGAGCACGAAAGTTACGCAAACTAGACCCCTCCGCCGCCGTCATCGCGCCCCGCGAGATGGAGAGCACGGACTTCAAGCACATCGCAACCGTCGTCCTGACCCGCCCCGTACGCATGATCATCTTCGAGCCCATCGTCAGCTGCACGTGCGCCTACCTGGCCTTAGTATACACAATCTTCTACATGTCCTTCCAGGCCTTCCCCATCATCTTCCAGAAGCTCTACGGTCTCTCACCGGGTGTGGCTGGCCTCGCCTACCTCCCCATAGGCGCCGGCGCTCTGCTAGTGGTGCCCATCTTCATCGGCTGGGAGCAGGGCCATCTCCGCGCGCAACGCAACGGTCACGCATGGGCCAAGCGCGAAGAGTTCCGCCGTCTCCCTTTCGCCTGCGTCGGCGGACCGCTGTTCTTCATCTCTTTGTTCTGGCTGGGCTGGTCTTCCAGAGAAGGCGTCAGCTTCGTCGCGCCCATGCTGGCGGGCATCCCGTTCGGGATGGGCTTCATGCTCATCTTCATCGCCCTGCTCAACTATCTCACCGACGCCTACGAGATCTTTGCTGCCAGCGCTAACGCGGCGGCCTCGACGAGCCGGTCTCTGCTCGCTGTGGTGCTGCCGCTGGCGACGACACGCATGTTTAATAAGCTCGGTATTGCTGGTGCTTGTAGCTTGCTCGGTGGGTTCAGTGCTATCATGTGCATCATCCCCTTCATCTTTATCTGGAAGGGCGAGCAGATTCGAGCGGGATCGCGGTTTTGTATCGCGCTTCAGGAGAGGAAGGCTGAGATGCAGAGAAAGGTTGAGGAGCAGAAGCAGAGGGAGGAAGCGAGGAGGATCAGCTTGAGGGACAGCCCTGCTCGGAAAGAGGAGGTTTGA